A genomic segment from Pseudoduganella chitinolytica encodes:
- a CDS encoding FxDxF family PEP-CTERM protein, whose translation MKLKFAVAGLLAAASFSALASDQTVKLTVGGDNFFNSAVPGGDGVLSGGVDVITFGGLDAGVYNLVVSISGQKLTFDAALSNLNGVTGSYTEDGKYRFYGVEATGTSPFTLTLFGTTEFGAKYSGEVSVSAVPEPTTYGMLLGGLGIMAFLARRKSKQA comes from the coding sequence ATGAAACTGAAATTCGCCGTAGCAGGCCTGCTGGCCGCAGCTTCCTTCTCCGCCCTGGCATCCGACCAGACCGTCAAACTGACCGTGGGCGGCGACAATTTCTTCAACTCCGCTGTACCTGGCGGTGATGGCGTGCTGTCCGGTGGCGTCGATGTGATCACGTTTGGCGGCCTGGATGCTGGCGTGTACAACCTGGTGGTGAGCATCAGCGGCCAGAAGCTGACCTTCGATGCCGCATTGTCGAACCTGAACGGCGTGACCGGCTCGTATACGGAAGACGGCAAGTACCGCTTCTACGGCGTCGAAGCCACCGGCACGAGCCCATTCACGCTGACCCTGTTCGGCACGACCGAATTCGGCGCGAAGTACAGCGGCGAAGTGTCGGTGTCCGCCGTACCGGAACCAACCACCTACGGCATGCTGCTGGGCGGCCTGGGCATCATGGCCTTCCTGGCTCGTCGCAAGTCCAAGCAAGCGTAA
- a CDS encoding type II secretion system protein, with protein MNTAVLARRRGFTLIELLVTLAIMGLLGALVIPTAQVTIQRRNEQELRASLHLIRKALDDYKQAYDDGRIAKTIGSNGYPRTLETLVEGVPDLRNPKRTKVYFLRRLPRDPMNSDSELTAAQTWGKRSYASEAEDPREGEDVYDVYSTSDQVGLNGIPYRKW; from the coding sequence ATGAACACGGCAGTCCTGGCGCGCCGGCGCGGCTTCACGCTGATCGAGCTGCTCGTGACCTTGGCGATCATGGGGCTCCTGGGCGCGCTCGTGATCCCGACGGCGCAGGTGACGATCCAGCGCCGCAACGAACAGGAACTGCGCGCGTCGCTGCACCTGATCCGCAAGGCGCTGGACGACTACAAGCAGGCCTACGACGACGGTCGCATCGCCAAGACGATCGGCAGCAACGGCTACCCGCGCACGCTGGAGACGCTGGTGGAAGGGGTGCCCGACCTGCGCAACCCGAAGCGCACCAAGGTGTACTTCCTGCGCCGCCTGCCGCGCGACCCGATGAACAGCGACAGCGAGCTGACGGCCGCGCAGACGTGGGGCAAGCGCAGCTACGCCAGCGAGGCCGAAGACCCGCGCGAAGGCGAGGATGTCTACGACGTCTACTCGACGTCCGACCAGGTGGGCCTGAACGGCATACCATACCGCAAATGGTGA
- a CDS encoding type II secretion system protein: MTAAAGRIRTGNGVRGPVRAARGFTYVSVIILVAIIGLVAATTVRVGATMQRAQAERELLYIGEQFSDALKSYANATPQGQPQQPPTLKELLRDPRFPGTRRHLRKIFIDPMTGKAEWGVIYMGDKLGVLGVYSLSTAMPIKVGNFPMRFQAFEGKQKISDWVFTFNGQEPPPPGQLPAKPGAGNPMTGNPMTGNPATGATVPGKPAGTPTNTPTNTGPGTPTAPPPSPLTGQPATPPPEPPAEPEPPPEPEPEPAPEPPPEPAPEPQEPPPPPAEPAEPPNSK; the protein is encoded by the coding sequence ATGACCGCAGCGGCAGGCCGTATTCGGACTGGTAACGGCGTGCGCGGCCCGGTGCGGGCAGCGCGCGGGTTCACCTACGTCAGCGTCATCATCCTGGTGGCGATCATCGGCCTGGTCGCGGCCACCACGGTGCGCGTCGGCGCCACCATGCAGCGCGCCCAGGCCGAGCGCGAACTGCTGTACATCGGCGAACAGTTCAGCGACGCGCTGAAGAGCTATGCCAACGCCACGCCGCAGGGCCAGCCGCAGCAGCCGCCCACCCTCAAGGAACTGCTGCGCGATCCGCGCTTCCCCGGCACCCGCCGCCACCTGCGCAAGATCTTCATCGATCCGATGACGGGCAAGGCCGAGTGGGGTGTCATCTACATGGGCGACAAGCTGGGCGTGCTGGGCGTCTACAGCCTGTCCACGGCGATGCCGATCAAGGTGGGCAATTTCCCGATGCGCTTCCAGGCGTTCGAAGGCAAGCAGAAGATCTCCGACTGGGTGTTCACGTTCAACGGCCAGGAACCGCCGCCGCCGGGGCAACTGCCGGCCAAGCCCGGTGCCGGCAATCCGATGACCGGCAACCCGATGACTGGCAATCCGGCGACGGGCGCCACCGTGCCGGGCAAGCCCGCCGGCACGCCGACGAACACGCCAACGAACACGGGCCCCGGCACACCGACCGCGCCGCCGCCATCGCCACTGACGGGCCAGCCCGCCACACCGCCACCGGAGCCGCCGGCCGAGCCGGAACCGCCGCCGGAGCCGGAGCCGGAGCCGGCGCCCGAGCCACCGCCCGAGCCGGCGCCGGAGCCGCAGGAACCGCCGCCTCCGCCGGCGGAGCCCGCCGAACCACCGAACAGCAAGTAG
- a CDS encoding type II secretion system protein: protein MNKPDAKGFTLIELLVVLGIIALLLTLAVPRYFPSVDKTKETILADNLRNTRAVIDQFYGDTGRYPDSLEQLVEKRYLRALPVDPITERTDSWQLVPPEDPGKGGVADLKSGAPGNDRSGRPYSDW from the coding sequence ATGAACAAACCGGACGCCAAGGGCTTCACGCTGATCGAGCTGCTGGTCGTGCTGGGCATTATCGCCTTGTTGCTGACCCTGGCGGTGCCGCGCTACTTCCCCAGTGTCGACAAGACCAAGGAAACGATCCTGGCCGATAACCTGCGCAATACGCGCGCCGTCATCGACCAGTTCTATGGCGACACCGGCCGCTATCCCGACTCGCTGGAGCAGCTGGTGGAAAAGCGCTACCTGCGCGCGCTGCCCGTCGATCCCATCACGGAGCGCACCGACAGCTGGCAGCTGGTGCCGCCCGAGGACCCCGGCAAGGGCGGCGTGGCCGACCTGAAGAGTGGAGCGCCCGGCAATGACCGCAGCGGCAGGCCGTATTCGGACTGGTAA